The stretch of DNA AAACACTATAATTGAGCTTTTCTTTATTAAGGTTAGGTCTTCCATGTATAGACACATCATTCACTTAAACAATCATTGTAGGTAATCTGTAACATTGTTTAAGTTGCTAGGAGGTAAACTGTTGTAGCTGTTTCCCtaaaatgattatattttatatgtagtTCTAGTTCAATAACTTAATATACAACAATGTTTTTCATGCTAAACGGCGTGGTTTGTTTACTGACCCCTTTATATCATATGCCACTTTCACCAGTTGCGTACCCAGGCACTTGCTTCTTTACATTCTGGTCTGCAGAATAACCAAGGCCTCCCTGTTTCTCATGTTGCTAACTGGCTTGCCAtggaggtattttttcatggatAGATGTGGATGAATGGTTCTCttgtttcctttcttttttgtctACAGTGAGGCAGGACTTTCCAACTTCCTCTTACATTCACCTTTTTGTCATCAAAATTAGGATGAAGTTATAGAAGACCTCTTGGAGTATCATGGATTCTTGATAAAGTCATTTGAAGAACCATACATGGTGAAGGAAGGCCCATTTCTCAATGGTGATACTGACTATCCCACGAAGCGTTCCAAACTTGTGCACAAGAAAAAGTCTGAAACAATAATTGAGGATGTATCACCCTTGAGTCAAGCGGAAGTACCACCTGCGGTAACTAAGATAGAGACAAGAAAGCAAAACAAGGAGGAGCCTCAAATAGTTCCGTCCATTGAAAATGATAGTTCTAGACAGAAGCTTGATGAGGAAATGCCTGACTCACAAGTTACGTTGTCCCCAAAAGATAGCAAAGCAGGAAAGGCTATCCCTTGGATACAAAATAAGGAAGAGCTACTTGGTCGTCAAGACAGTGGAAAATATCATAATATGGCTAGCCCTAAACCATCACCGGTCAACTTCCAATTCCCTAATAAAATGCCTGAGCCACAAGTTACTAGTGCGCATTCTGATTTAAATATGAGAGGCTCTCCTAGTCCTAGGAGAAACTTGAACTTTAATGTTGATGTGAGACCATTGGAGGTTGCACCAAAACCAGCTTCATCTGAAAGTTCATTAGTTAGTAGTATTTTTGTGCCACTTCCTGTGGCCCATGATGTATCCAAGGATCAGTCTCTTGTTATCCGCCAGGAAGAAAATGAGGATCAAGTGGATGATAACAGTGAAGACTTTCAAGATAAAGAAATTGCTGACGCCAAGCTGAAGTTGTTCTTAAGGTTTCACTTTTTTGTGCCTGATTTCATTTAGCATGTTCAGTTTTTAGAATATGAATTTGCCTGTTTTTTTGGAATCATTAAATTCTATAATCTAAATTATTGTTCCCTCTGCTTTGCCAGGTTATGGAGGAGACGAGTGTCAAAATTAAGGACGTTACGTGAGCAGAGGCAGTTAGCAACAAATGCTGCATTAGAGTCATTGCCATTGGGTCCTCCAATTCGACAATATACAAATGTAAGAttggcatggttttgtgattttcTCACTAAACTGctcttatattttttgttttttctcgtTAAATGAGCTGAACCACTGAAGACAGTTTTTATTGTTAAGTGAATTGAAGATGAGTACTTCCTCTTAAAGTAAAGGCAGTTCTTGCTGCTGAATATAAGATTGAAACCTTTTGTGAATTCATCATTTTAAATGCTTATTGGACTTCTGTGCTATTGACTTTTCGTTTTTCCATTTagcaatttttattttcagttagAGTAATAAAACCATGAATTGATTATTGTATTGACTATGATGTTTTCCTTTACAATGAAGCAACCTGGTAGCTTTGACAAGTTTGACATCGATACAGCTATGAGGGAGAGATGTGAAAAGCAGGAAAAGTCACAAGCAAGACTTAATGTCTCAGAAATAGTTGCCAATACACTAGACAGAAGAAACAAAGAAGCTAAATGCTTGTGCTGGAAAATTATTCTATGTTCTCAGACGAACAGTGGATATGAAATGGGATCAGCAGGCTGGTGGTTGGCCTCCAAGCTCATGCCTTCTAGCGACAAAGATGTGATTTTGTCATCTCCTGGCTTAGCAATATGGAGGAAGTGGTTTTCTAGCCAACTCGGCACTGATCCTACTTGCTGCATCTCTGTAATCAGGGATACAGCACTTGGTAGATTAGATGAGGCAGCATCTGGGGCGAACGCAgttgtgtttcttgtttctgAGAGCCTTTCATGGGAACTGCAGAGAATTCATCTCCATAATCTTCTGAACACAATTCCCTCTGGAGCTTGCCTACCACTATTGATCTTATGTGGTAGATATGACCAAGGGTTCTCTTCTATTATAATGCATGAACTGCACCTTCAGGACATTGATAAATCACTGGTTAGTTGCTTCCGGATTGTTTTCCTTATTGAAAACCAGCAGGTGGAACACTTAAGTGGATTTTTCAGTGATCAACGACTGAGAGAGGGTCTGGAATGGCTGGCAGGTGAATCACCTTTACATCCTACGCTTCGTTGTGTGAAAGTACGAGAACTTGTTCATAGGCATCTTAGTTCCTTATCAGGGGCTCAGGACATCAGCAGTAACTACAAGTTGGGTCCGAATGACTGTATCTCATTGTTCAATGAAGCCTTAGATTGCTCATTGCAGGAAATTATTCTAGCTGCCAATTCAAATCCTGCTGGTTGGCCATGTCCGGAGATTGGCTTACTTGACAAGTCATGTGATGAAGATAGGGTGGTTAAAAGGTACTTGCCGATTTTAGGATGGAGCTCGAAAGCAAAAATTAAACCAGTAATTTGTGCTCTGCAAAACTGTAAGCTCCCGACGTTTCCTGATAATTTATCCTGGTTGGCCGGAGGATGTAAAGCTAGACATGAAATTGAGAACCAGAGGATACAGCTCGAAAATTGCTTGATCCTGTATCTGACTCATACTTGTAAGATGATGGGAGCCCCATTGGCAACGAAAGAGGCACATGTCACAATTCAAACCTGTTCTAGACTGGAGCTGCATTGCTCAGGCTATTGTGTAGTTCCTCACTGGGGCATGATTTTTCGTCGGATTTTCAACTGGCGATTGATGAGTTTATGTTGTGGGGATATCTCCATGGCTTATATCTCAGAATCTCATGATGTTGGTTTTCCAAGTTCGGATCTTGATATGGGATTTGATGCAAGTTTCACTTCATCTTATAATCTTAACCCTACTTTAGATGAATTAATCAGTGTTAATTTTGACACTCCTCTTCCTGTGAATGGTCATCCAGAGCCAAAAGCGATTCAACAGATTCCTCAGAAAGACTCAAATGATGTATTTCATAACGAGAGGAATGCTGAAACCACTTTCCATGCTGATGCAAGCATAAATACAGCTTATACTTTTGGTTTGAACAATGTTAGCAGTGAAGCATTAATGAAAGAAAATTCAACCAAAGAAGCTGATCAGTTAAGCAAGTTGTTGGAACAGTGTAACTTGTTGCAGGATGGCATAGATAAGAAGCTCTCTATATACTTCTGAGTGGCTTGACTTTTTGTATACTTAGTTTTTCTAAGGTGATGTTGATTAGGAAATTTTGTATGatgaattcttttttatatttatttggtTTCCATGAGTTCACACATTGGAAAGGAATTGATACAGTGAACAGAAAAGTTTTTTAACTGTTAATTGTGTAAAAATGTAGTAAAGTTTAACACACTATTTAGCAATAAAATTGGCAGAAAATTTAATTGTGTATGTGAACTATTGTCCAATTAACTTTAAGAATACTAAAAGAATGTTGGCATATATCCTTATGCAAGCATTATTTTTTCATATCAAAGTTTCgaataatattaaaagattatatAGCAACTCTTGTCTAGCAAGCAGATTCTCTTTCTTAAAGTGTAATTCATACTTCGGCAGATAGTTTCTCTATTTAACGTATACAATTATAGAAGCTAAAATCTATCCATAGTTTTCCTATTTCTTGTTTGGTTTCACCAAAAGGGAATTGATGTGACAAACCTATGTAAAATGTGGTGTTAGATTACTGAACATATTACCTGAACATTAGATATAGTAGGATATCTTTTCATATAACAGACAATTTGGTACTGTTTTTTAAGGAGATTGATTGGTTAATGTGAGACCCATCACTAATCAAACAATTTGTAAAGCCTATAGGATTCAAAATGTTGAAACTTTGGAGACATGATGAGATTGTGGACAATGAAACTTATGCATATGCTTATTATGGTCCATGAATCCACAACATGCTGAGTTGGAAAAGGGGCCTTATATTTTGTTGCATTCAATGAACCTATAAATCAAGACCACAAGAAAAACAGAACCTATAAATAATCAGACAATTTTAATTTGCTGGATTTTAAAGAGTTTTACAACTTTCTATTGTGATGAAATGGCATATTATAATTTTGCAAAAAaggaataaattgaaaaaaaattaactttaacacctatcaaattcaaaattatgaTCCCTCCCCCTCCCCCCTCCCCTTCTcttaattttgattaatattaaaaaaaatacatgacTTATTCGAAAATTTGGATAAACTATCTTTTTCAATTGAAGACtcccaaaaatttaaaacatgaaAGTAATTTTGAAATGCAATTTCATATTCAAGGAGGAAGGAAACAGTTATATTACACTGGACTCAGCATCAGCATGAGCGAGGATAATGAATTTACATTCTCAACAGCATCTTGCTTTGCCCTTCAAAGCTGACCAATTTACAATAATTCAATACGAATGAGTTAGTCACCAGCCATTCTCCCTGCATCATCCTCTCTCCATCAACTCAAGTAATTTATGAATACTCTTCCAATACATAAATCTGGAGAGTCGAGGTTGTCGCGTCATCTGAGAAGACAAGTTCAAGTGGTTCTGCATGGTTAAATGATGATATGTAACCAGAATTGGAATATTGAGAATAGATggatatacatatatacatagaaCTAGGATTAAATTACACTGGTATAACTTTAAGCTAATGTTTTCCAATGAAATTGAGCCAGCATTTTGACTCGATGAACATAGTGGCATTGTAGTAATTTACGATGATAATGTAGATGACACgaagaatagaaaataatattagagAGATATGTACCACATAGGAGAAATAACAAAGATACTTGGTCTTGTTCCATGAAGCCTCTATTTGAACACTGTTGATGGAAAAGGATAAATCTGTGAAGTCTTTGCAGAAACTAATAAACCATTAATATGAAATGATGCTAGTGAGATTGTAGCAATCATATTGGTCTTTGACCAGTTGGTGAGGGAGCGACTATAGCTGGACTTCTCATTGAGACTGCATGCTGACATGTCTGTAAATCGGAGATTCCACTCCTCACAGAACGAGAAACTTCCGACACAGTAGTAGTGGATGTCTCTGATGTTCCGTTTCCCCTCTTGGACCTTGTTAACATACTGGCATTGATGTCACCTGATCCAACTTGAGATGAACCTAACTacacaaaaatttaaagattagatAAACAAGCCAATAATCAAATGATAGGAGAGAATCAAATGATTGAACCACCAATAGAATTTTTAGCTCTGTATAAAATGCTTGCAAGAAGAATGTATGAGAAACAAATGTGTAAAATGTTGCCGTGCTTATCAACCCAATCAAAACCCCAGATCAAGATAATACTAAATACAGTAGGAAACCTTTAACAAATAATTATCTGAATAGAATTGGCTTCAAGTGAGCGGCACATTAACAAAACAGCacaatcaaattttgaaaggaTGGCGGCACAGGCAAGGGGGTAAGAATATGGGACACTACAAATTCGAAATCTTTATGCAGGGCTAAATTTAGAAAGCATAAAATACAAATGAGAAGGGTATAATATTCAAGTAATTCATACATTTGACAGGCCTTTGATCTGAACAATGATAATTGTTATATCATCTGTTCGGTTCTCATGTTCCAACCATAGTTTATATGACTCTCCAGCAATGGCGGCACACGCATCACGGGGATCTGAATAGCTTGCTGCCTGCACCATTACAAAAAATCATAGAATTCATCAAGACACTGAGTCATAACATTTCCTGaagtaaaataacaataaagaaTTATTAGCAATAGCATTGCTAGGTTTGCCTTGTGAACTATTTCCAATTCAGGGCACAGAATTGAAGCCTTTGCTATTTAGTTTAAAAACAACATTGAACATTAGAATGGATTGAGAAGAATAATTTAGACACCATCTGAATAACAATACTTAAAAAATGGACATTTGGAAGGAAAGATatagaattaaagaagaaatagGTAGCATGTCATACCATGTCAACAACAGTTTGGCTTGATAGGAACTCAAATATCCCATCACttgcaacaacaaagaatagATGATTCGGTGTAAGCTGGACTGTTGACACCTCAGGAACAGCAATGACACCGATAGTCTCTGCCAAATTATCCCCAACACTCCTTGTAAAAGCAGTTCCAGGATACATTCCATTTTGAACCCACAACCTTGGAGGATCGCCACCCTGACTCTCTTCGTCGCCCCAAGTTTGGATATTTGGATCCTTAAGCCCTTCTACCTGATCAACACTCAACACCcttgccccagaaagcttcacTCTCTCATATTCATCTCTCCGGAACGGTGTCTGATCCGAGGACAAGTCCTCAGCAATAATTCTATTCCCGTCCTTAACAGCTAGCACTGCTCTTGAGTCACCAACATTAGCTACATAAAGGGTATCACCAATAACAAGCACTGTAATTGCAGTGGTACCACTCATTGAATCATCAACATCACTGTTATGCAGTTCGTAATTCGTTGTTAAGAATGCAGAAGTGTAAGCCTTAACAGGGTCCTCCAACAATGCAGGGTCACTAGACAGTGTTTCTACTAACCTATCCTTAACAAAGTTTGCACACTGTCCACCAAATTGACCATGACCATCATACACACCAAAGAAATGGACACTGGGGTTACCTTGAATCTGAGTCCTAATGCAGAAACTATCTTGGTTTTCCTTTTCAGGTGAATCAGGGTAGTATCCCCTCTGGGTTAGAACAGAATACTCCAAAGTGAAGTTATGTGAAGGAACAGTAGCTACCTCCAATGGTCTCTGAGTGAGTATGTGCTTCCTTTGTGCACGGTAAGGGCCAAGTTCTCTGTAGTCCCTGGAGCCACCCTCTGACGGTGTGGAGTACCGGTTACAACACTTGCCATTGACACAGCCCATTCTTCAAACAGAAGGTGTGCAGCTAAAAAAAgcaagaaacacaaaaagctCAAAAAGCAAAAAGCACAAACTAAAAGCTAAATTAGGCAATTCAGGGTGGAAGCTGCAAGCTACGAGCTTCTGAAAATCCACATTGTGGTTCCAAGCTTGATCCTTCAGCTGTTTATTCTGGGAGGAAAATGAACAAAAACCCTAGGGAGGGGCAAAATAAGCAAGGGGGAGGAAAGATAGGATTTTGAGGTGTGAACCGTGATCAGAggttgagaaaaacaaaagggtAGTTGTTGAATTGGGAGAGAGAATGATTTTGAAGGAGGCTAGAGAAGAAAGCTGAGAAAGAATGGAACCctagagagagagggagaggaagCCCAGAAAGGAAGCAAAAGGGTGAGGCattttttctggcgtttgatggaaggaaaaataagagagaaagagaagcaGAAGGCGTGTGTAGTGGGGTTgtagaaaatgaaagaaagaattGTACTTTTCGTTGGGTtgcagagagagagaaagaatcaAAGGGAAAGCCGTGGTAGGAAGAAAGAGTCCAAATGGGGTTCACAAGAGAGAGAATGAAAGAGACTCACACAAAAAacacgagagagagagagagagggacaAGGATTTGAGAGATTCTATTCTATGAGTGCATGGCTGGGTTTGTGTCTTCGcagaaacaaagaaacaaagaaagaagaaacaacACACTACACTTGTAACTCACTCAGCAAATTGAGGTCAAAACCTACTCAAATCTTTTCATGCTTCAAGCTTTAATAATAGAATTTTTATCAAATCTAATCACATTAGATTAAGATCCACTCAAAAACTTAAATGAATAATACTATATagtaaaaacttaaaaatattatattatttaaaagtaGATTAGATAATATACAAATTCATGGATAATAAATGATATATTAATACTAtatagaaatttaattatttacgtAAACTTATTAATGTAGTATAGATACAAAAAGTAATTGGcataagtttattttattatatgttgATATTAATTTTGGCTAATTTTACGGTGTTTTTTGTTTGgaatcattttaaaatatttatttttttaatttttatacttttaaatttaaaattaattatttaacttattttagtaattagatAATATCTTTTATAGTAAATAccattaatttttatatgatataGAGAGATAGATAGATAAATAGATAGATTTATGTGTGTTTTAGATAAATCAAATTAGACAATATCTTTTAGATATTATAGCAAATAccattaatttttatatgatatagatagatagatttATGTGTTTTAGataaatcaaatatcaaattcaGTAAATTCtattttgatgcatttttttattttggtattgaattttcatgcattaattTTTCAACTATAAATACAATCAAGCTTTAGAGATGAATTTTGAGGTTGGGCCAATTGCATGACAGGGTTATAACTTCCACCTGGTCCAAGACGTGTCCCACCCAGAttctcttgttttttttttctttgttaaaatGATTTTCAACCTTTAATAATTTACACCATTCTAATAATTCTCCTAATTACTAGATATTgaaaataatcaatattttttagatttaaaaaaatgagtttggtttggttaaaaatatttgtaaaaacaataaaagtttttcaaaaaaagaaatacaataaatatCCTAGAAGCTTCAATTTTTTATACAATAATTTATACAAGAATAttgctaatatattttttaggatACATTGTAAGagtattataaaaaaagtttaaataacattttttaaaaaattattttttatatttttaatacattaaatagattaaaaaacttaaaattttaaactgtattttactatttttaactatgtctttaaaatatattttaactaaaaagtttaattaatatatacttTTAGCGCATACAAtaagattattattaataaatttttttatttttttaataaatatattaaaaagtttaatttttttgtgttttgaataaaaaaattattttataatcttaCCATATATCTTTGAGCACAAAGTAGAGATAAATCCTTAACTAAATTCGTTATTAAATACTGCCACCATTTAAGCACTCACTAACAAAGTAAGAAGAATACTAAAAGTTTGGTATTATATCATTACTCCTCTCAAAAGTTAGGAACACGaaagttaattattaattggTTCAAAAGATTTGAAGATGTAACATTGAATATTGGTATTGAATTCCTCCTCCATCATTGTCATTGATTCGCAAATTCACACGTAACATGTTCAAAACAATTTATGCTGTTGACTTGTTTATATTTAATGACCCAAAAACATGTCAAATATGAAATATGTGTTCATACGAGAGATTATTGTTCcattaaaaaaattggagaaTGCTTCCATAAAAAACTTAAAGCgtatttttgtaaatatatttatgtGTAAATATATTTATGTGTCGTATTATTATTAAacgtattaataaattaattatttttaaaatttttaataaattaaaataaaattgaatcgACTAATTTATAAAGTCCACTATACCATAgagttttgttattttttttgaaaaaaataaaaaatatatttatctttttatcaaaaaatttaaacatgatTCGGTTCAGATTGTATAAATCGATCGGATCGAAACgtgtctaataattataatctaGACAATTGAGTTTATTATTGTTACTATAATAAACTGATTTTATTctggtttattaaaaaataaattattaaccgatttaataaaaatgtttaatAATATCATGACATATATAAAcgtcttaaaaaaatatttttagtatcttTATCAAAATGGTCTCCTAAAAAGTTTTgcattttttaaatgaataatttcttttatagtttgttattggttttcatttttatgagatcaccaaatattttatgatgaaatatatatttcgtctaattaatattaaaaaacaaatttaaaataaattattattcatattccaaaattaaaaatgatcTTAACACTACTATAATTAGAAACATAAATAGACGAGTGAAATTGAAACGTTGAGTACAACATTTTTGAAAgcttaaaaatttataaatatagttGATGCAATGATTGAATAACTGCATTTGGATTTTAAGCTAAGGAatcataaattttgataatcaaATGAAggcttaaataaatttttgtccTCTCTGAAATATATGTTTTTGGcttttgatttataaaatttttcttctgattttagtatcatatatataatttaaaaattgtctATTTTAGTTCTCATcgttaatttattctattaaatGCTTATATAAATATTACATTGTAAAACATGTCACATCAACATTTTATGACGAGaactaaaataacaaatttaaattttacaggattatatttaaaaaatatttttttataataaggtACCTGATACATTAACAAGCTAGAAGGCCATAGGAAGATATTTTNNNNNNNNNNNNNNNNNNNNNNNNNNNNNNNNNNNNNNNNNNNNNNNNNNNNNNNNNNNNNNNNNNNNNNNNNNNNNNNNNNNNNNNNNNNNNNNNNNNNNNNNNNNNNNNNNNNNNNNNNNNNNNNNNNNNNNNNNNNNNNNNNNNNNNNNNNNNNNNNNNNNNNNNNNNNNNNNNNNNNNNNNNNNNNNNNNNNNNNNNNNNNNNNNNNNNNNNNNNNNNNNNNNNNNNNNNNNNNNNNNNNNNNNNNNNNNNNNNNNNNNNNNNNNNNNNNNNNNNNNNNNNNNNNNNNNNNNNNNNNNNNNNNNNNNNNNNNNNNNNNNNNNNNNNNNNNNNNNNNNNNNNNNNNNNNNNNNNNNNNNNNNNNNNNNNNNNNNNNNNNNNNNNNNNNNNNNNNNNNNNNNNNNNNNNNNNNNNNNNNNNNNNNNNNNNNNNNNNNNNNNNNNNNNNNNNNNNNNNNNNNNNNNNNNNNNNNNNNNNNNNNNNNNNNNNNNNNNNNNNNNNNNNNNNNNNNNNNNNNNNNNNNNNNNNNNNNNNNNNNNNNNNNNNNNNNNNNNNNNNNNNNNNNNNNNNNNNNNNNATTTATAAATActgacaaaaatatttataaattaaaaaaattaacatttcatttatgaaagataaattttgtatgataaaaatattcaaatcctaattttttattaattttttaataaaatttttaactatttcatGTTAACCCTATTTTACTGTCACTCCAtttcttctcttcttattttaccCTCTCTCAAAAATTTTCACATAATTCTCCTCCTACCTTCTCACCACCATCTGCCACTCACCTACCCGTCACTGCCAATCTCCCCTCTCATTGTTTTTCCCTCTCATTCTCAAGATGACTACAATACTTTTGTTGCGCGCCTGTGACCCAACCTAAGGAGAACGTCGTCGTGGCGCGTTTGTCCCAACCGAGGAGAACGTCGTCATAGAGCGCCTGACCCAGTCGAAAATAACACCGTCGTCGTGCGCCTAAAAAGAGAGAGGGATCGTGGTGCTGCAGAAAGAGAGTTCAGTAAAGAAAAAtaggagaagaaagagaagtgGCGCTGCTGATGGAGGTTTTGCTGTCGACGATGTTACAGTCGATGAAAAAAagctattttttaaaacattttttattttatttttcttctttttgaaaattgatttggTTACTACTAAAAAGATattgttctaatttttttaaatttgtttctattttttataaagGTTAAGATTGATTTACAAAAAATTCGGTTGATGGCTACTTCTACTTCTGATTTTTcctgaaataaattttaaagtggATGAATggaatttgttgattttttatggTTGATAGATATTTCTCTGCTTCTAGTTTTGCTAAAGTGAATTGAAATTATatgaatgaatttgaaaatttttatgttttgagtatttttgttgtgtttgattgatttaGTTTGAGTATGGGTTGTAAGTTTATGACTGAATCAGTTGAGGTTCGATCCTCCACCACTATTACTACTATTGATTTTAGTTTGATCTTTTGTAAGAGTAGTTTCAAACACCATGGCAAGAATTTTAAAGAGCAGGTAGAgttatgaaaaattgaaaataaagtgAGTTGAGGTTGAAGATGAGGTAGtttagaaattttattaaaaaataaaaaattaaatttttaatatttttatcgtacgaaattcatcttttataagtacagttttcattttttttagtttataagTATTTTTGTCGACATTCGTAAACttcatagatatttttagtagtttttccTAAATTACACCGCCTCaatgctatttttttaaataaaataaaattataaaattctactTATAATAGGAAAATCTTACTCGAACCTTCCTTTAAATAATATCGGATTGGTTGGAAGATAGGCAAAGTTGCtttcttgttatatatatatatatatatatggtgaaAGAGATAGACAAGTTTCTTAAGTAAGATTAGTCAAATTACTAATAGGGAAAATAGAGTgacaaatatgattaataataaGACAAAAGGTTgatgtataattatttaatctCCAGATGCAGTTTAATTAGTTGACACTTTTATTTGGGGAAGCGAAGtgaaaattataagaataatattacatatttaaatttttttgttaattaaatttaaataagttagtttaatataataaaaattaattttaattaatattattttaaattttattgtttaatttaattatatttaatttataaaaaaaatttaaatatatagtaTTATTCAATCTAATAACccttgaataataataattttcagccttaaaataataaatagtacAATGAAGCCAGTGCCATAAAGCACTAATACATTGTTTGTATAGAGAGAATTTGAAGGGAaagaaaataggaaaaaaaatagataaaaaagtaaattttttttatttagataaaaaaataaaaaaaaaatagtgtgagattcattaaaatatttttatttaaaaatgagatgaaaatagaaaaaaatatacaaatattagtaaaattatatatttatcttttatcattaataaattataatttacatataatatagATAAGAGTATTTCATCTATTTTCTCTATATCCAAAtaacacacaaattttttttttattttctttcttctcatctttttttctattttctttcctacATCCAACACACCATATGACTTTCTCATATTGCCAATGGAACCTGAAAGTGCATCATCACCCAACCCTCCTTATTTTTTTTCCCCTCTAACATTTGATCTTTTTGGTATCTTATTCTTATCAAGTTACTTACTTTGTATATTTCATTTACTAACTTCTGAATGAAAATCAACTAGAGTTGGTCAAGTAATTAACTCACTCATTTGtttaaataagtataaaaatctaaattttattttatatatacaataatctattaatcatcaataaactcttaaataaaatttagatttacAATGAATTATTTTCTAACCTATTGAATTAAAAGATAttgtaaacaataaaaaatttt from Arachis duranensis cultivar V14167 chromosome 4, aradu.V14167.gnm2.J7QH, whole genome shotgun sequence encodes:
- the LOC107482689 gene encoding SAC3 family protein B isoform X3; the protein is MTNTSNVLRTGPPQMNQRSLTSVVSEATDSGPISSTPTKRGRSPPSSFPVNETVEGNSISIEDSPEREALAKAKRLARFKVELSKSEQNSADVADQKASANRHEQSVLEQRYVGGHAMDSAGNFTNGHAVSDHEGLETSKVIIGLCPDMCPEPERGERERKGDLDQYERLDGDRNVTSRLLAVKKYTRTAEREASLIRPMPILQKTIDYLLSLLDQPYDERFLGAYNFLWDRMRAIRMDLRMQHIFNQGAITMLEQMIKLHIIAMHELCEYTKGEGFSEGFDAHLNIEQMNKTSVELFQMYDDHRKKGILVPTEKEFRGYYALLKLDKHPGYKVEPAELSLDLAKMTPEIRQTPEVLFARNVARACRTGNFIAFFRLARKATYLQACLMHAHFAKLRTQALASLHSGLQNNQGLPVSHVANWLAMEDEVIEDLLEYHGFLIKSFEEPYMVKEGPFLNGDTDYPTKRSKLVHKKKSETIIEDVSPLSQAEVPPAVTKIETRKQNKEEPQIVPSIENDSSRQKLDEEMPDSQVTLSPKDSKAGKAIPWIQNKEELLGRQDSGKYHNMASPKPSPVNFQFPNKMPEPQVTSAHSDLNMRGSPSPRRNLNFNVDVRPLEVAPKPASSESSLVSSIFVPLPVAHDVSKDQSLVIRQEENEDQVDDNSEDFQDKEIADAKLKLFLRLWRRRVSKLRTLREQRQLATNAALESLPLGPPIRQYTNQPGSFDKFDIDTAMRERCEKQEKSQARLNVSEIVANTLDRRNKEAKCLCWKIILCSQTNSGYEMGSAGWWLASKLMPSSDKDVILSSPGLAIWRKWFSSQLGTDPTCCISVIRDTALGRLDEAASGANAVVFLVSESLSWELQRIHLHNLLNTIPSGACLPLLILCGRYDQGFSSIIMHELHLQDIDKSLVSCFRIVFLIENQQVEHLSGFFSDQRLREGLEWLAGESPLHPTLRCVKVRELVHRHLSSLSGAQDISSNYKLGPNDCISLFNEALDCSLQEIILAANSNPAGWPCPEIGLLDKSCDEDRVVKRYLPILGWSSKAKIKPVICALQNCKLPTFPDNLSWLAGGCKARHEIENQRIQLENCLILYLTHTCKMMGAPLATKEAHVTIQTCSRLELHCSGYCVVPHWGMIFRRIFNWRLMSLCCGDISMAYISESHDVGFPSSDLDMGFDASFTSSYNLNPTLDELISVNFDTPLPVNGHPEPKAIQQIPQKDSNDVFHNERNAETTFHADASINTAYTFGLNNVSSEALMKENSTKEADQLSKLLEQCNLLQDGIDKKLSIYF